Proteins from a single region of Streptomyces sp. HUAS 15-9:
- a CDS encoding TetR/AcrR family transcriptional regulator: MGAVKTKRMPRAVREQQMLDAAVRTFGQRGYMAASMDEIAELAGVSKPLVYLYLNSKEDLFTACIRREGKALTQAVRDGVRSGLPADRQLWDGLQAFFAHTAEHPHGWSILHLQARTHGEPFAAEIAAMREELVAFVTHLIVVAARAAHRDPDLPEREVAGLAEALVGAAESLAAWANATPGVTARQAAATLMNFAWAGLGNLMEGRPWSPPGTA; encoded by the coding sequence ATGGGTGCCGTGAAGACCAAGCGGATGCCGCGGGCGGTCCGGGAGCAGCAGATGCTCGACGCCGCCGTACGGACCTTCGGCCAGCGGGGGTACATGGCCGCGTCGATGGACGAGATCGCCGAACTGGCGGGCGTGTCCAAGCCGTTGGTGTATCTGTATCTGAATTCCAAGGAAGACCTGTTCACGGCGTGCATACGCCGTGAGGGCAAGGCGCTGACGCAGGCGGTGCGGGACGGCGTCCGGTCGGGGCTGCCCGCCGACCGCCAACTCTGGGACGGGCTCCAGGCGTTCTTCGCCCACACCGCCGAACACCCCCACGGCTGGTCGATCCTGCACCTCCAGGCCCGCACCCACGGCGAGCCCTTCGCCGCCGAGATCGCCGCGATGCGCGAGGAGCTCGTCGCGTTCGTCACCCATCTCATCGTCGTCGCCGCCCGTGCCGCCCACCGGGATCCTGACCTGCCCGAGCGCGAGGTGGCAGGCCTTGCCGAGGCCCTGGTCGGCGCCGCCGAGTCCCTCGCCGCCTGGGCCAACGCCACCCCCGGTGTCACGGCCCGGCAGGCCGCGGCGACCCTCATGAACTTCGCGTGGGCGGGGCTCGGCAACCTGATGGAGGGCCGGCCCTGGTCCCCGCCCGGCACCGCCTAG
- a CDS encoding DUF4229 domain-containing protein, whose product MLRYTLMRLGIFAGCFLVVWGAVYAGVFPRGFGDSNFLWVLLLALVLSAPVSWVALRKERDRASVQIVQKVDRMKSNLEANRNQEDAADDTARAEGQTS is encoded by the coding sequence ATGCTCCGCTACACGCTGATGCGCCTCGGTATTTTCGCGGGCTGCTTCTTGGTCGTCTGGGGCGCTGTCTACGCCGGCGTCTTCCCGCGCGGTTTCGGCGACTCCAACTTCCTGTGGGTCCTCCTGCTCGCCCTGGTGCTCTCGGCGCCGGTCAGCTGGGTGGCGCTGCGCAAGGAGCGGGACCGGGCGTCCGTCCAGATCGTCCAGAAGGTCGACCGGATGAAGTCGAACCTGGAGGCCAACCGCAACCAGGAGGACGCGGCGGACGACACCGCGCGGGCCGAGGGCCAGACTTCCTAG